The Ovis aries strain OAR_USU_Benz2616 breed Rambouillet chromosome 2, ARS-UI_Ramb_v3.0, whole genome shotgun sequence nucleotide sequence atggaacaacagactggttccaaattgggaaaggagtgtgtcaaggctgtatattgtcaccctgcttatttaacttatatgcagagtacatcatgagaaacgctggactggaagaaacacaagctggaatcaagattgccgggagaaatagcaataacctcagatatgcagatgacaccacccttatggcagaaagtgaagaggaactaaaaagcctcttgatgaaggtgaaagaggagagtgaaaaagttggcttaaagctcaacattcagaaaacgaagatcatggcatctggtcccatcacttcaggggaaatagatgggaaacactggaaacagtgtcagactttattttttttgggctccaaaatcactgcagatggtgactgcagccatgaaattaaaagacgcttactccttggaaggaaagttatgacgaacctagatagcatattcaaaaacagagacattactttgccaacaaaggtccgtctagtcaaggctatggtttttccagtggtcatgtatggatgtgagagttggactgtgaagaaggctgagcgccgaagaattgatgcttttgaactgtggtgttggagaagactcttgagaatcccttggactgcaaggagatccaaccagtccattctgaaggagatcagccctgggatttctttggaaggaatgatgctaaagctcaaactccagtactttggccacctcatgcgaagagttgactcattggaaaagactttgatgctgggagggattgggggcgtgaatctgagtgaactccgggagttggtgatggacacagaggcctggcgtgctgcgattcatggggtcgcaaagagtcggacacgactgagcgactgaactgaactgactgacatgcactgagaaggaaatggcagcccactccagtgttcttgcctggagaatcccagggacgggggagcctggtgggctgccacctatggggtcgcagagagtcggacacgactgaagcgccttagcagcggCAGCGTTCTTGTAAAGGAACTTCTCGGAAGACTTTTTTTTATCACCACTTGCCTGTCTGTGGGAAAAGGACGGAACGACTTCGTTCGAACGTTCCTAGCTCTTGGTTCCATAGCCACAATCCCGGCTGACTCATCGCCGAATATTGCTACGTCTCAGCGCCAGCTCACGACGTTCTCGCGAGAGTTGGTTCCAGCCGATCATGTGACAGCCAAGATGGCGGTGTCCAGCGAGGCAGAAGAGGAGGCGGTAGTTTATTTAGTCGTGAGCGGTATACCCTCGGAGTTGCGGTCAGCCCAGCTTCGGAGCTACTTTAGCCAGTTCCGGGAACAGCGCGACTGTGGCTTCCTCTGTTTCCATTACCGGCATCGGCCTGAGCgggcccctccccaggctgctCCCGACTCTACCCCAACTCCTATCCGCCAGGGTCTTGCCCAGACTTCACTCAACGATGCCGGTGCTCTCTCAACTCAGGACTCTAACCCCACCCGGACCCGCACCTGCTGCTGTGTTGTCTCTGTACGGGGGGCCGCTCAAGCCCAGAGGTTTCTCCGCATGTACTCGGGCCGCCGGTGGCTGGATTCTCAGGGGACTTGGTTACCTGGTCGTTGTTTCATCCGCAGACTTCGGTTACCTACTGAGGCATCAGGTACCCGTGGGAAAGAGACTAGACTTGGCCTACAGGCACTGGAACAGAGGCACCTTTCCTGAGGAGTGATGAGGATAAGTTAGGTCCCTCCTTAGGGCTCTTCAAGAGTTTAGATAATTTGTGGACAAAGTTTCAGGCTTAGTTTGCACGGTAGAAAAACTTGGGGAGAGGGGGGAAACAGAGGCATATTCAGATGATCTTTCCAATTTGTTAAGTCTATTCCTAGATCCTTTCGATTTTGCACTGACATAGAGGGGTGAAAAGGAAGTCAAGTATTGTTTTTCTTGCCCCTTCTCTGTTGTCCCCGGCCCAGTCCTCTCTTGGCAAGACGTAGTTGTTGCTcagtctccaactctttgcagtccgatggattgcagcatgccaggctcttctggcaAGATGCAAATGAAGAGACAAGTTTTTTTATTTGGACTGTTCCCATTTTCTTGGGAAATCACTTTGATATGGAAACAGGAACCACAGTGCAGGGCCCtcaaatgtattcattcaacaaatctaGCCTGTATTGATAGACTGAGTGTGACTCTAGCTGGTATGTAGGAAACAGTCGGACACAGTTTGTGCTTCGAATTCAAAAAGGAACACAGatttataaaaagataattgTACAGAGATGCCATTCTAATTGTTAACATTTACTGATCGCTTCCTTattaggcactgttctaagcctttcattttcttattgacGCCTGACAACTATCCTATAAGGCAGGAGCTGTTGTCACCTGTTTTgtaagtgaggaaactgaaggatGCAAAAGTTATGTTACAAGATGACAGTCACAATATTAATCAGACATTTTGCTCCAGAGCCTATGCTTTTTATCTCCCTCTGCTGTGAGATGACAGAGGAGAAACCGATTTCCTAGAAGGATTAGGAAATGTGGCTTTTCTTCTGGATCTTGAAATATAAACAGGAGTCTGTGGGAAAGAATGATAGTCAAAGTAAATGGTATTTACAAAGATACAGAGATGTGAAAGTCCAAAAACTTTCAGGGCATGTTAAATTGTTTGATGTGATTGAAACACATGATATGAGGGTGTGCATGGGGTGAGGGTTAGTGGCAGTTGAGAATCAAAAGGTCATCAGGAACCAGATCTGAAAGAAACCTGTGAGCTTACCGAGGTCATGAAAAATGGCGTAAAATTACTAGGTGGTTCTGGTCAGGAAACAGAGGAAGGGACTCTGGAAAAGTTTGAAAGGGAGAAACAGTATTAGCGAAAGGATTTAAACCTTGTCCAATTTCTGGCTCACGTGTGGCTGGAGACTTTCAGGTTTCAAGTGCCATTCTTCTCCCTGCTTTCCAAGGTTTGGGCTCCTTTCCCTTCAAGACCCGGAAGGAACTGCAGAGTCACAAAGCTAAGAGTGAAGCCTTCACACTGGCTGACCTGAGGCAGCTGCCAGAGCTGAATCCACCGGTGCTGATGCCCAATGGGAATGTTGGCACTCCCCTGCGGGTCTTTTTAGAATTAATCCGGGCCTGCCGCCTACCCCCTCGGATCATCACCCAGCTTCAGCTCCAGTTCCCCAAGACAGGTTCCTCTCGGCGCTATGGTAATGTGCCCTTCACTTATGAGAACTCAGAGACTGTGGAGCAAGAAGAGTTTGTGTACACAGCCGAGGGTGAGGAAATACCCCAGGGAAGCTGCTTGGCAGACATACCATCCAACTCCCGTGAAGagccagaggaagaagaggaagaggaagaagagacacACTCAGATGACGTGAGTACGGAGAGCCATCTTGTCCTTGCTGGCAGCTTAGTGAGGCAAACGCGTGGCTAGTGCCAATCTTCAGTTGTGTATTCCGAGAGTTCTAAACCTGGGTCCTCAGGAGGCTTCTAAAGACTTTGAACTCCCTGACATTGAATATAAAACTGCATTTGCTTGTGCAGGTATATGTTGCTTTGGGAAAAGGGACCAGAGCTTTTATCCAAAGATTCTCAAAGGCGTCTTTTCATTGCTTCAGAAGAAATGTGAGGAGGGTCTCTTTCATTGATGAAATCTACTAAGAGATACGATCATCTAGGGAAGTAGAGGCAGAGCTCAGATGTGAACCCAGTCCCCTTCACTCCTTGGCTAACCTCTGTGTGCTTTCATCACGTTGTTGAGAGGTCACCTCTGTTTTCTGACCTTGAATCTGGATTGAACGCTAGCCTCCAATCTAACCTCATCAGTGAAAGAGATATTTCTTCTACCTCTTTCTCCAAACTTCGTTGTTCACCCATTGAATCAGGAGATTTTGTtatttagtgaagtgaagtcactcagtcgtgtcccactctttgcaaccccgtggactgtagcccaccaggctcctccgtccatgggattctccaggcaagaatactggagtgggttgccatttattggGAAACTTGTTTTTTAATGCGTACCTTGTGTAAAAAGCAATTGATCTATGTCTTCAAAGCTCCCCACTGGGAGTTACTAACACATCTGGACCACATCCTTAGTGTGATACTGTTATGCCTTTTCTCCAGCACCTTCTCTGCAGCAGTGATTCCTGAGACCTCCTGGAATTTAAGTGGGGCAGGAGGCCCCCAGGATTTTAAGCCAGGAGTCATTCTATCATTCCACAAGTCCAGTCAAGCAGCTGTAAACACGGGCTAGCACAGGATTCTAGAGACCCTCTAAGGCTCATTTCCTTCCCTCAAAGAGCCTTCAGTCTCCCTGAAGAGGAAGAACAAGTATCTGCAAAGGGTACATGGTATAGAATGGGTTTGCAGGCTGGTGCTGCCCCTCTCTTGGTGTATcatcttgggcaaattactttgCTTCACTAAATTgaagtttccttatctgtagaatgggaataaTGGTACTTATTCAGAGTTGTTGGAGTGATTAAAGGAGCTAAGGTATGTGAAGGGCCTGACACAGTAGACAGTAGGTATAAAGGCATAAACAGTGTATATTGAGTAACACTGAGAAGTTCACAGACCAGTGAGAGTGCTGTGGGCCTCAGTGTGGGGGACTTCATGTGAGCTCTAGCACTTGAGGAATGAGGAGGATTTAACCAAGTGTAGAAGAGGTGGTGGTGGGAGAGCAGGGCAGAGAGGCCGGGAGAACGACGTGACCAAAAGTGCAACGATAAGAGTGAGTCAGGCTTGGGACTTcctggaggtccaatggttaCGATTGGACGCCTGGGaagtgcttccaatgcaggggacacaggttcagtccctggtcagggaactaagatccccacctGCTGTGTGGtgcaactttaaaagaaaaaaaaagactagtagGGGAAGTGGCCAAGTATGTTGAGAAACACTCAGGGCGTGGAGAGATGTCAGGTCGGGCCTCAGGGGCCAAAAACCTGCTGCTTCTCTGAGAAATTGGGAGGAATAGAGCTGAGGTCCCATCTCTAGGACCTCCTGTGCAGCGAGCTGCCTACTTGTGGGCCTCAGGTCAGGAAGCTGGACAGGCAGGTCTCCTCTCTCCACCTTCTCCCAGGATGATGACCGGGGTGAGGAGTGGGAGCGGCACGAGGCACTACATGAGGATGTGACGGGGCAGGAGCGGACCTCTGAGCGGCTCTTTGAGGAGGAGATCGAGCTCAAGTGGGAGAAGGGCGGCTCCGGCCTGGTGTTTTATACCGACGCCCAGTtctggcaggaggaggaaggaggtaaTGCTAGCACCAGGCAAGGGCAGGGGTGGTCCCTGCTGCATTCGCTCAGGGCGCTCTGCTCCACGCGGTGGGTTCCCTGGCGGTGAGCCCGACTAGTGGGCTAGGAAAGAGGCTTACATTGTTGTATTTGAGAGACCAGCCATCCTTTCTAGGGGTGGTGGGTCAGGGGAGTGGAGAGAAAATGCCTTGTTCCCAATTCTCCCTCTGGGAGTGACCCTCCCAGAGGAGAGATTTGAATATACACTCCAAATTCTAGAATGTATGTCTGAGTCTAGATTTAACTCTTGATAGAACTGAGAGTCCTTGGTTCACTCTGCTTGATGTTTTTCTCTCTGCAGACTTTGATGAACAGA carries:
- the GPATCH3 gene encoding G patch domain-containing protein 3 codes for the protein MAVSSEAEEEAVVYLVVSGIPSELRSAQLRSYFSQFREQRDCGFLCFHYRHRPERAPPQAAPDSTPTPIRQGLAQTSLNDAGALSTQDSNPTRTRTCCCVVSVRGAAQAQRFLRMYSGRRWLDSQGTWLPGRCFIRRLRLPTEASGLGSFPFKTRKELQSHKAKSEAFTLADLRQLPELNPPVLMPNGNVGTPLRVFLELIRACRLPPRIITQLQLQFPKTGSSRRYGNVPFTYENSETVEQEEFVYTAEGEEIPQGSCLADIPSNSREEPEEEEEEEEETHSDDDDDRGEEWERHEALHEDVTGQERTSERLFEEEIELKWEKGGSGLVFYTDAQFWQEEEGDFDEQTADDWDVDMSVYYDADSGDKDAQDSVQMRLERRLRDGQEAGSVIRHQVGTFERHTKGIGRKVLERQGWAEGQGLGSQCSGVPDALDNDGQHPRCKRGLGYHGEKLQPFGQPKRPRGTGLGLISTIYDEPLPQDQGESLLRRQPPTSMKFRTDMAFVRSSSCALNSLSEPEWQVQGLPLNQDHS